In one window of Candidatus Dependentiae bacterium DNA:
- the prfA gene encoding peptide chain release factor 1 — MFTKWDQLEILQKKLEDQISSGSVTSKDRAEVQRNLSNVSEILTAHKQLELSLLSLNETEKQAQHEQDVELASLFLQEIEDLKAQIKHQEKELEDMMYTADELSTRSAYLEIRAGTGGQEAALFVADLLKMYLLYAEKRSWKTEITTESGTDLGGLKEVVVHIKGKNIYGSLKTESGVHRVQRVPATETAGRVHTSTATVAVLPEAEDVDVQLNDSDLRFDVYRSGGAGGQHVNTTDSAVRVTHIPTGVAVACQEERSQHKNKAKALKMLRSRLLAHAQEQQKAKESLNRKEQIGTGERSEKIRTYNYPQNRVTDHQVDLTLKSLDFVMQGDLDEIINALLDQSRKMRQMLPVLEQL, encoded by the coding sequence GTGTTTACTAAGTGGGACCAATTAGAAATCTTACAAAAGAAACTAGAAGACCAAATTTCTTCAGGAAGCGTAACGTCAAAAGATCGTGCTGAGGTGCAACGAAACTTGTCAAATGTTTCAGAAATCCTTACAGCTCACAAACAGTTAGAGTTATCTCTGCTGTCTTTAAACGAAACTGAAAAGCAAGCTCAACATGAACAAGATGTTGAGCTTGCTTCATTGTTTTTACAAGAAATTGAAGATTTAAAAGCACAAATAAAACATCAAGAAAAAGAACTCGAAGACATGATGTATACTGCTGATGAGTTAAGCACCAGAAGCGCTTATCTTGAAATTCGAGCAGGAACTGGTGGGCAGGAAGCTGCTTTGTTTGTTGCAGATCTTTTGAAAATGTATCTTTTGTATGCAGAAAAACGATCGTGGAAAACAGAGATCACTACAGAAAGTGGTACTGATTTAGGCGGTTTAAAAGAAGTAGTTGTGCATATAAAAGGTAAAAACATTTACGGTTCTTTAAAAACAGAATCAGGCGTTCATCGAGTTCAGCGCGTTCCGGCTACAGAAACTGCTGGGCGTGTTCATACATCTACCGCAACCGTTGCGGTTCTTCCAGAAGCAGAAGATGTAGATGTTCAGTTAAATGATTCAGATTTGCGTTTTGATGTGTATCGTTCTGGTGGTGCTGGTGGTCAGCACGTTAACACTACAGACTCTGCGGTTCGCGTTACTCATATACCAACCGGTGTTGCAGTTGCTTGTCAAGAAGAGCGGTCTCAGCATAAAAACAAGGCTAAAGCTCTTAAGATGCTTCGCTCTCGATTACTTGCGCATGCTCAAGAACAACAAAAAGCAAAAGAATCTTTAAATCGAAAAGAACAAATCGGAACAGGAGAACGTTCTGAAAAAATTCGAACTTATAATTACCCTCAAAATCGCGTTACTGATCATCAAGTAGATTTAACTTTAAAGTCATTAGACTTTGTTATGCAGGGTGATTTAGATGAAATTATCAATGCACTTCTTGATCAA
- the rpmE gene encoding 50S ribosomal protein L31: MKQGIHPELFEVEVKCTCDNSFMTRSTNKDIRSTLCSSCHPFFTGQQRFVDTAGRIEKFKKKYAQ, encoded by the coding sequence ATGAAACAAGGTATTCATCCAGAGCTATTTGAAGTTGAAGTCAAATGCACTTGCGACAATTCATTTATGACTCGTTCAACAAACAAAGATATTCGTTCAACTCTTTGTTCTAGCTGTCATCCATTTTTCACTGGTCAACAAAGATTTGTTGATACAGCGGGTAGAATTGAAAAATTCAAAAAGAAATATGCTCAATAA